The proteins below are encoded in one region of Sphaerodactylus townsendi isolate TG3544 linkage group LG06, MPM_Stown_v2.3, whole genome shotgun sequence:
- the SYF2 gene encoding pre-mRNA-splicing factor SYF2 has product MAAVEGNEASASTSEDPASIAAEDMAVQKREERLRKFRELHLKRNEARKLNHQEVVEEDKRLKLPANWEAKKARLEWELKVEEKKKECIAKGEDYERVKLLEISAEDAERFERKRKKRNPDLGFSDYAAAQLRQYQRLTKQIRPDLEKYAKLREESGEEFYPTSNSLLHGTHVPSKEGVDKMVGDLEKQIQKREKYSRRRSYNDDADIDYINERNAKFNKKAERFYGKYTAEIKQNLERGTAV; this is encoded by the exons ATGGCGGCGGTCGAGGGGAACGAG GCCTCTGCTAGCACCTCAGAAGATCCTGCTTCCATTGCAGCAGAAGATATGGCTGTACAGAAGAGAGAGGAGCGGCTTAGGAAATTCAGAGAACTTCATTTAAAAAGA AATGAAGCTCGCAAATTAAATCACCAGGAAGTTGTGGAAGAGGATAAAAGATTGAAGTTGCCAGCAAACTGGGAAGCCAAAAAGGCCCGTTTAGAATGGGAACTGAaggtggaggaaaaaaagaag GAATGCATAGCAAAAGGAGAAGACTATGAAAGAGTGAAACTGCTAGAAATCAGCGCAGAGGATGCAGAACGAtttgagagaaagaggaaaaagagaaatcCAGATCTTGGATTTTCAG ATTATGCAGCTGCTCAGTTGCGTCAGTATCAGAGACTGACCAAGCAGATCAGACCTGACTTGGAGAAGTATGCAAAACTAAGAGAAGAAAG tGGTGAAGAGTTTTATCCCACATCAAACAGCCTTCTTCATGGAACTCATGTGCCTTCTAAAGAAGGGGTTGATAAAATGGTTGGGGATCTTGAGAAACA AATCCAAAAGCGTGAGAAATACAGCCGGAGGCGCTCTTACAACGATGATGCAGATATTGACTACATTAATGAGAGGAATGCCAAGTTCAATAAGAAAGCTGAAAGGTTCTACGGCAAATACACAGCAGAGATCAAACAGAACTTGGAAAGAGGAACTGCTGTCTAG